A genomic segment from Toxotes jaculatrix isolate fToxJac2 chromosome 6, fToxJac2.pri, whole genome shotgun sequence encodes:
- the lsm7 gene encoding U6 snRNA-associated Sm-like protein LSm7: MADKEKKKKESIFDLSKYIDKPIRVKFQGGREASGVLKGFDPLLNLVLDGTIEYMRDPDDQLKLTEDTRQLGLVVCRGTSVVLICPQDGMEAIPNPFIQQQDG; encoded by the exons ATGGCG gataaagaaaagaagaaaaaggagagcaTCTTCGACTTGTCAAAGTACATCGACAAGCCGATTCGTGTGAAGTTTCAAGGAGGACGAGAGG CCAGCGGTGTCCTGAAAGGATTTGATCCTCTGTTGAACCTGGTGTTGGACGGCACAATCGAGTATATGCGTG ATCCAGATGACCAACTGAAGCTGACAGAAGACACCAGGCAGCTGGGGCTGGTGGTCTGCAGAGGAACCTCCGTAGTGCTAATCTGTCCTCAGGACGGCATGGAGGCCATACCAAACCCGTTCATACAGCAACAGGACGGCTAA